CGAAATTAATTCGAGAAACTGATGAAATGAATGAAATGGTCCAGAAAGCTCCAATAGTAAAATTGGCAAATATGATATTGAGAGAAGCAGTTATTAATAAGGCAAGTGATATACATATTGAACCCGAGGAAAATAAAGTGAGAATAAGATTTAGAATAGATGGTATTTTAACTACAAAAATGGTTTTGCCCTATCAAAGTATCAATTCTTTAATTTCTAGAATTAAGATTATTTCAGATCTTGATATTACTGAAAATAGATTGCCTCAGGATGGCAGAATTGAAAAAGAAATAGATGGGGAAAAAATTGATATGCGGGTTTCAACAATCCCTACTATTTATGGTGAAAAGGCAGTAATTAGACTATTAAAAAAAGAAAATTCATTAATTAATATTAACAAAATAGGTTTTAGTAAAAACAATTTAAATAAATTTAATAAATTAATTAAAAAACAAAAAGGCGTAATATTATTGACCGGTCCTACTGGTAGTGGGAAATCTACTACTTTATTTTCCGCTTTAAATAAATTAAAAGATGATAGTAAAAATATAATTACAATTGAAGATCCAGTTGAATATAGAATTCCAGGTATAAATCAAATTCAATTAAATAAAAAAATAAATTTTGATTTTCCTAATGCATTAAAATCAATATTAAGACAGGATCCAGATATAATTATGGTTGGAGAAATTAGAGATAAAAACACAGCTTCTATTGCTATTAGAGCTGCTCTCACAGGTCATTTAGTATTAACAACACTTCACACAAATGATGCAGTTAGTTCAATTATTAGATTAATAGATATGGGAATCCCTTCATATCTTGTAGCAGCAGCAGTTAAGGGAGTTGTGGCACAGAGACTGGTAAGAAGAATTTGTGATAATTGCAAACAAAAATATTTATTATCTGAAAAAGATAAAAGAATGTATAGTTATTTAAATGAAATTAAAAAAATATATAAAGGTAAAAAGTGTGAGAAATGTCATAAAACAGGATATAGTGGTAGAATTGCTATCCATGAAATATTAGTAATTGACAATCAAATCCAAAAAATGATTGGAAATAATATTAATGAAAGAAAAATACGCGAATATTTGGAAAGTGAAAATATGAAATTTTTAATTGAAGATGGTTTTGAAAAGGTTAAGAAAGGTATTACAACTATAGAGGAAATTATTAGAGTTTTAGAATTAAAATAAAAAAAAGAGGGGGATAATTGATTATGGCTCCATATTTTAAATATACTGCTAAAAATAGTAAAGGTGATGAAATTAAAAAAATAGTTAAATCAGATAATCCTATAGCTATTGCTAAAAAAGCAAAAAACAAAGGTTATCATATAATTGAAATAAAAAAAACAAAAGGTATGACAATTAATAAAAAAAAGAAAAATTATTTATTAATAAAACAAAAAAAGGTTGATAAAGCTGATTTGTTTCTTTTTACAGAACAATTTGCTGTTATGACCGGTAGTGGACTTTCGATTGTAGAATCACTATTAATTTTAGAAGATCAAATAAAAAATAAAATGTTTAAAAAAAGCATTAAAAAAATTGTAGAAAATATTGAAAAAGGAAGTTCATTGTCAGAAGCTATTAAAGTGGAGAAAAATGTTTTCCCGTATTTTTATCAACAAATGGTAAAAATAGGAGAAATGGCCGGTGTGCTACCTAAAATTTTGAAAGATTTAAGTTTATATTATAAATGGCAAATAGAAATCAGAAAAAAAGTTCTAAGTTCATTATATTATCCCATGTTATTATTAGCAGCAACATTTTTAACAATTATTCTTCTATTAACATATGTAATTCCTTCATTTGAAGAAATTTTTCAATCTTTTAACACAAGATTGCCCTATCCAACTAGAGTCATTTTATTTATAAGTAAAAATTTAAATAATTATTTTTTATACATTATTTTATTTATATTTTTATTAGTAGTTTTAATTAAAATATATTTTAGAACTGAGAAGGGTTCTTACACAAAAGATAAATTAATTTTAAAACTACCATTTATAGCAAAATTAAAAAAATATATTTTACTATGGAGATTTTCCAATATGTTAAATCTGCTTATTAAAAATGGTATTTCTCTATTAGATTCATTAATTATTATAGAAAAAATAACCAAAAATAAAATAATGAAAGGAATGATACATAAAATACAGATAAATATACGAGAAGGACAGGATTTATCAACTGCTCTCTCTGAATCAGGTTTTTTTCCGAAAATAATGATAAAAATGATTAACACCGGTGAGAAAACAGGAAAATTAGAAAAAATGTTAAAAGAATTAGCAAAATTCTTTCATAAAAAATTAAATGAAAAAGTTAAAAAAACAGTTACTATTTTAGAACCTATTTTAGTGATTTTTATGGCAGCAATAATTGCTTTTATTGCTATTTCAGTATTGCTTCCCATGTTTAATATGTATTCTTTAATTTAGAACAGGAGGTAATTTGATGAATAATTTACAAAAAGAAAGAGGATTTACTTTAATTGAATTAATAGTAGTTATTGCTGTAATAGGAATATTAGCCAGTATTGCTGTTCCTAGATATACTAATGTAAAAGATAAAGCTGATTTAACTGTTATAAAAATGGATTTAAAAAACATTCAGACTCTTGTTGAAATTTATGCTCTGGAAAACGAAAATCAATATCCTTCACAAACAGAATTTGAAAACCTGGATTTTGTAAAACAAAATTATATTTACTTAACAAATGTTGATGAATATTTAGTATATTATGAGAAAACTATAAATAATAATTTTTATTATATAAAAAATGGTGATAATAATATAAAAAATTCAGAAACAATCCCTGAAATTTAAAATTTATAAATAAAGGAGAATAAATATGGTATTTAACTATGAAAATGGTTATACCCTAATTGAAGTTATAATAGTAACTGTGATTATTTCAATGGTAGCAACTTTTTTTAGCCTGAAAATTTCAGATGTTTATGATCTAACATTGGAAGCAACTATTGATAATATTGTTTATGATTTGAGATGGGCCAGAATCCAGGCAATTTTAAATAATGAAAATTATTATCTCAGGGTTTATCGTAAAGATGATATTTATAAAAAAGACGATGATTATAGAAGTGATTATATTATTTATGTCAAAGATGAAAATGAAAATATTATAGTTAAAAAAGAAGGTGTATTTTCTTCAAAATATATATTATATAAAAATCTTACACCTGTGAAAATTGAAGATGATTATTATGATAAAATTACTTTCACTTCATTTGGTACTGCAAACCTGGGAACAATTGGTTTAAAATCTGGTAATGGAAAATTAATAAAAATAACAGTAAATCATTTTGGGAGGATTAGAATAGAATATGACTAATAGAGGTTTTACATTAATAGAAATTTTGATCTCATTACTGATTATAGCTGCATTAATTTTGGCTGTGAACAAAGTAGTTTATACAGTTAAAAAAATAAATATTAGAGCTGAAAATAATTATCAGGCCAGTGTTTATGCTCAAAATATAATTGAATATTTAAAAAGTGAAAAAACAAATTTAAATGAAGGTGATTTCAAACTTGAAGAAATTATTAATGATAATATAAAAGACTTTTTGCAAAAAAATACAGAAAATAGAAAGTTTGAAAATTCTTTAATAAAAATAAATAAAATTTATGAAGACCTTGAGTTAGGTATTAAATTAT
This window of the Halanaerobiales bacterium genome carries:
- a CDS encoding GspE/PulE family protein — its product is MNNLLENKLIEESYLSQSELDEIKELMDLKDYNELTFEEILVKENYLKENELIEILHLIYHIPIINLEDFKINYKLLKIFSEEFLRKNIIIPLRIDDNNIEIAMTDPTEIVLIDDIEKMTGLKVKLFLSTSKKILKVINQLYDKNYDYKEKIFSEINENTKLIRETDEMNEMVQKAPIVKLANMILREAVINKASDIHIEPEENKVRIRFRIDGILTTKMVLPYQSINSLISRIKIISDLDITENRLPQDGRIEKEIDGEKIDMRVSTIPTIYGEKAVIRLLKKENSLININKIGFSKNNLNKFNKLIKKQKGVILLTGPTGSGKSTTLFSALNKLKDDSKNIITIEDPVEYRIPGINQIQLNKKINFDFPNALKSILRQDPDIIMVGEIRDKNTASIAIRAALTGHLVLTTLHTNDAVSSIIRLIDMGIPSYLVAAAVKGVVAQRLVRRICDNCKQKYLLSEKDKRMYSYLNEIKKIYKGKKCEKCHKTGYSGRIAIHEILVIDNQIQKMIGNNINERKIREYLESENMKFLIEDGFEKVKKGITTIEEIIRVLELK
- a CDS encoding type II secretion system F family protein; translation: MAPYFKYTAKNSKGDEIKKIVKSDNPIAIAKKAKNKGYHIIEIKKTKGMTINKKKKNYLLIKQKKVDKADLFLFTEQFAVMTGSGLSIVESLLILEDQIKNKMFKKSIKKIVENIEKGSSLSEAIKVEKNVFPYFYQQMVKIGEMAGVLPKILKDLSLYYKWQIEIRKKVLSSLYYPMLLLAATFLTIILLLTYVIPSFEEIFQSFNTRLPYPTRVILFISKNLNNYFLYIILFIFLLVVLIKIYFRTEKGSYTKDKLILKLPFIAKLKKYILLWRFSNMLNLLIKNGISLLDSLIIIEKITKNKIMKGMIHKIQINIREGQDLSTALSESGFFPKIMIKMINTGEKTGKLEKMLKELAKFFHKKLNEKVKKTVTILEPILVIFMAAIIAFIAISVLLPMFNMYSLI
- a CDS encoding prepilin-type N-terminal cleavage/methylation domain-containing protein; translated protein: MNNLQKERGFTLIELIVVIAVIGILASIAVPRYTNVKDKADLTVIKMDLKNIQTLVEIYALENENQYPSQTEFENLDFVKQNYIYLTNVDEYLVYYEKTINNNFYYIKNGDNNIKNSETIPEI
- a CDS encoding prepilin-type N-terminal cleavage/methylation domain-containing protein, whose translation is MVFNYENGYTLIEVIIVTVIISMVATFFSLKISDVYDLTLEATIDNIVYDLRWARIQAILNNENYYLRVYRKDDIYKKDDDYRSDYIIYVKDENENIIVKKEGVFSSKYILYKNLTPVKIEDDYYDKITFTSFGTANLGTIGLKSGNGKLIKITVNHFGRIRIEYD
- a CDS encoding prepilin-type N-terminal cleavage/methylation domain-containing protein gives rise to the protein MTNRGFTLIEILISLLIIAALILAVNKVVYTVKKINIRAENNYQASVYAQNIIEYLKSEKTNLNEGDFKLEEIINDNIKDFLQKNTENRKFENSLIKINKIYEDLELGIKLFEVKMIIAWKGVDDVQNYKIGTYIYQK